From a single Nicotiana tomentosiformis chromosome 2, ASM39032v3, whole genome shotgun sequence genomic region:
- the LOC138906028 gene encoding uncharacterized protein, giving the protein MAGETIFRLTGLSDHHENIHRETSYMLVYGTEVVITAEVEIPSLRVIQEAKLDDVEWIRVRHEQLMFIDEKRMDSLFHGHLYQNRMASAFNKRVKPLQFIPGQLVLQKIFPHQEEAKGKFAPNWKGPYVVHRVLSGGALIMAEMDGRINTKPINLDAIKRYYV; this is encoded by the coding sequence atggcagGAGAAACTATCTTTCGTCTTACTGGGTTATCGGaccaccatgagaacatccacCGGGAAACTTCGTACATGTTAGTATACGGCACTGAAGTTGTGATAACCGCAGAGGTCGAGATACCTTCTTTAAGGGTCATTCAAGAGGCCAAGTTGGACGATGTAGAGTGGATTCGGGTCAGACATGAGCAACTCATGTTCATCGACGAGAAAAGAATGGATTCATTATTCCATGGTCATCTATATCAGAACAGGATGGCCAGTGCATTCAACAAGAGGGTGAAGCCTCTCCAGTTCATACCGGGGCAGTTGGTCCTGCAGAAAATCTTTCCCCACCAAGaggaagccaaaggaaagttcgcaCCAAACTGGAAAGGTCCTTATGTGGTTCACCGAGTATTGTCGGGTGGAGCTCTAATCAtggcagaaatggatggaagaatcaacacgaagcccatcaacttagacgcaatcaagagatactatgtttga